The following proteins are encoded in a genomic region of Ostrea edulis chromosome 7, xbOstEdul1.1, whole genome shotgun sequence:
- the LOC130046407 gene encoding cytochrome P450 2B5-like, whose amino-acid sequence MDASVILLVIPAMILLIAYLSRSRKNIPPGPPGVPLLGNLTALKTEDMLTVLRKFHDQYGDVFSIRLFHHHIIFIGGHRTTREFLIKKGDILGEKPYFFLGSEVFENCGVFASAGTPWKERRAFGVASLRSFGFGKRNLQTRIIEEVEYFHAEIDRYEGKPFDIKPLISNSIANVISVLVFGKRFEFADPTFTELFQLWNKFFLTIPMQSPINLFPFLKYLPGDLFAYKDFRRRFDRIHEILNNILDEHRSTFDENNIRDFIDCFLQEQKKHNGSSENNTFTDKQLLVMISEFFAAGMETTSTAIRWGIVFLMHNPEVQSRMRKEINSVITSGRFPTLEDKPELPYCEAVCFEILRLGNVAPTTAPHAVKHDVELNGYVIPKSATLYIDLYSINVDPESFSDPLTFKPDRFIDEHGQLFGTDKIGSFSLGRRVCMGESMAKMELFLFMTSLVQRYQIENERGEPLPSLEGIVGFVYSPKHYDARFIRNE is encoded by the exons ATGGACGCTTCGGTTATCCTGCTTGTAATCCCGGCCATGATTCTGCTGATTGCATACCTGTCACGAAGCAGGAAAAATATACCCCCAGGTCCACCAGGTGTACCGCTGTTAGGAAATCTCACCGCCCTCAAAACTGAAGACATGTTAACCGTACTGAG GAAATTCCACGATCAATACGGAGATGTCTTCAGCATAAGACTTTTTCACCATCACATAATCTTTATCGGAGGACACAGGACAACTCGTGAATTTCTTATCAAAAAGGGGGATATATTAGGAgaaaaaccttatttttttcTCGGATCAGAAGTATTTGAAAATTGTG GTGTGTTCGCAAGTGCGGGAACACCGTGGAAAGAACGGAGAGCTTTCGGTGTAGCGTCTTTGAGAAGTTTCGGATTTGGAAAGAGGAATCTACAAACGCGAATAATTGAGGAAGTCGAATATTTCCATGCAGAAATCGATAGATATGAAGGAAAACCTTTTGATATCAAACCACTGATATCTAACAGCATCGCGAATGTTATATCTGTGCTGGTTTTCGGTAAGAGGTTTGAGTTTGCAGACCCAACCTTCACCGAACTTTTCCAACTGTGGAACAAATTTTTCCTCACTATTCCCATGCAGTCGCCGATCAACCTCTTTCCATTTTTGAAGTATTTGCCCGGGGACCTATTCGCCTATAAAGACTTCAGACGACGATTTGATAGAAtacatgaaattttaaacaaCATATTGGACGAGCATCGATCGACGTTTGATGAAAATAACATTCGAGATTTTATTGACTGTTTCCTGCAAGAACAGAAAAAGCACAATGGTTCATCTGAGAACAACACGTTTACAG ACAAACAGCTTCTGGTCATGATCTCAGAGTTCTTTGCCGCTGGTATGGAAACTACATCCACAGCAATTCGATGGGGAATTGTATTCCTGATGCACAACCCAGAGGTACAGAGTCGCATGCGGAAAGAAATCAACAGCGTTATCACTTCCGGAAGGTTTCCAACACTAGAGGACAAACCGGAACTTCCTTACTGTGAGGCCGTCTGCTTTGAGATCCTGAGACTCGGAAATGTAGCTCCTACCACTGCACCACACGCCGTGAAACATGACGTAGAGCTCAACGGATATGTAATTCCTAAAAGTGCAAcactatatatagatctatattcaataaatgtGGATCCTGAGTCATTTTCTGACCCCCTTACCTTTAAACCTGACCGATTCATTGATGAACATGGGCAACTTTTTGGAACAGATAAGATAGGCTCATTTTCGCTGG GTCGTCGGGTGTGTATGGGAGAATCGATGGCCAAAATGGAGTTATTCCTCTTCATGACGTCACTCGTTCAACGCTACCAAATAGAAAACGAGAGAGGGGAACCCTTACCTTCTTTGGAGGGAATTGTGGGGTTTGTCTATAGTCCCAAGCACTACGACGCCCGCTTCATTAGAAATGAATAA